The following coding sequences lie in one Mesorhizobium sp. DCY119 genomic window:
- the sufD gene encoding Fe-S cluster assembly protein SufD yields the protein MNMHATPQRTAAETALIDAFGERLSLLPGDGEVMVKRDDAIEALKAGLPTKRIESWHYTDLRRLLTSVPAHDETAKAKVIAPLLEGSTVLSALNGTTVGKFPSIEGVTVQSLAEKLTDGSFAPALDPYGFDDAIGALNTAFVADGYFIDIADGTELETPLELQNVQAGGQTHMRFPVRVGTGAKATIVERQTGEGAALVSSISQLLLGDDAEVLWLIVQEQPDTATHLAQFKAQLGKNSKLTLFVMNAGGKLVRQEIVVNAAGEGAVFTLRGINLLAGDTHTDVTMVLDHSVPHTSSTEVIRNVVTGKARGVFQGRINVAQYAQKTDAKMACNTLLLSDDGEFSAKPELEIFADDVQCGHGATVTEIDHNHLFYLMARGIDEKTARGLLVKAFVAEVIEELEVEPVVEALEALLDGWFQTHG from the coding sequence AGCGAACGGCAGCCGAAACGGCACTGATCGACGCGTTCGGCGAGCGCCTGTCGCTGCTGCCGGGCGATGGCGAGGTCATGGTCAAGCGCGACGACGCCATCGAGGCGCTGAAGGCCGGCCTGCCGACCAAGCGCATCGAATCCTGGCACTATACCGACCTGCGCCGTCTGCTGACTTCGGTTCCGGCGCATGACGAGACGGCCAAGGCAAAGGTCATTGCGCCGCTGCTCGAAGGCTCGACTGTGCTTTCAGCGCTGAACGGTACGACTGTAGGCAAATTTCCTTCCATCGAAGGCGTGACAGTCCAGTCGCTGGCCGAGAAGCTTACGGACGGCAGCTTTGCGCCGGCGCTCGATCCTTACGGCTTTGATGACGCGATCGGCGCGCTGAACACCGCATTTGTTGCCGACGGCTATTTCATCGACATCGCTGATGGCACCGAACTCGAAACGCCGCTTGAGTTGCAGAATGTGCAGGCCGGCGGACAGACGCATATGCGCTTCCCCGTACGTGTCGGCACTGGAGCCAAGGCGACGATCGTCGAGCGCCAGACCGGCGAGGGCGCCGCACTCGTCAGTTCGATCAGCCAGCTTCTGCTCGGCGATGATGCCGAAGTGCTGTGGCTGATCGTGCAGGAACAGCCGGATACCGCAACGCATCTGGCGCAGTTCAAGGCTCAGCTCGGCAAGAATTCGAAGCTGACGCTTTTTGTGATGAATGCCGGCGGCAAGCTGGTTCGCCAGGAAATCGTCGTAAACGCGGCGGGTGAGGGCGCGGTCTTCACCCTGCGCGGCATCAATCTGCTCGCCGGCGACACGCATACCGACGTCACCATGGTGCTCGACCATTCGGTGCCGCATACGAGTTCGACGGAAGTGATCCGCAATGTCGTCACCGGCAAGGCGCGCGGCGTGTTCCAGGGCCGCATCAACGTTGCTCAGTACGCGCAGAAGACCGACGCCAAGATGGCCTGCAACACGCTGCTTCTGTCCGATGACGGCGAGTTCTCGGCCAAGCCGGAACTCGAAATCTTCGCCGACGACGTGCAGTGCGGCCATGGCGCGACGGTCACCGAGATTGACCACAACCATCTTTTCTACCTGATGGCGCGCGGCATCGACGAGAAGACGGCGCGCGGTTTGCTGGTCAAGGCATTCGTCGCCGAAGTCATCGAGGAACTGGAAGTCGAGCCGGTTGTCGAGGCGCTGGAAGCGTTGCTCGACGGATGGTTCCAGACGCATGGGTGA
- a CDS encoding cysteine desulfurase codes for MNAPGKIAEFYDVEAIRRDFPILSREVYGKPLVYLDNGASAQKPQVMLDAVQHAYANEYANVHRGLHFLSNAATDAYEKARETVRRFLNAGSAEEIVFTSNTTSAINTVAYGFGMPNIGKDDEIVISIMEHHSNIVPWHFIRERQGAKLVWVPVDDEGVFHIEEFEKRLTDRTKLVAITQMSNALGTVTPIKEIVRIAHARGIPVLVDGSQSAVHMPIDVQDLDCDFFVFTGHKVYGPSGIGVLYGKSDMLERMRPFQGGGEMITEVTEDNVTYNDPPHRFEAGTPPIVQAIGLGASLEYMEKVGREAIAAHEADLKNYAHERLRSINSLRIFGEAPGKGAIVSFELQGIHAHDVSMVIDRAGVAVRAGTHCAQPLLKRFGVTSTCRASFGMYNTRAEVDALAEALEKARKFFG; via the coding sequence ATGAACGCGCCGGGTAAAATCGCGGAATTCTACGACGTCGAGGCGATCCGGCGCGATTTTCCGATCCTGTCGCGCGAAGTCTATGGCAAGCCGCTGGTCTATCTCGACAATGGTGCGTCGGCGCAGAAGCCGCAGGTCATGCTCGATGCGGTCCAGCACGCCTATGCCAATGAATATGCCAATGTCCATCGTGGCCTGCATTTTTTGTCGAACGCCGCGACCGATGCCTATGAAAAGGCTCGCGAAACGGTGCGCCGCTTTCTGAATGCCGGCAGTGCGGAAGAGATCGTCTTTACATCGAATACGACCTCGGCGATCAACACGGTCGCCTATGGTTTCGGCATGCCCAACATCGGCAAGGATGACGAGATCGTCATCTCGATCATGGAGCACCATTCCAACATCGTGCCGTGGCACTTCATTCGCGAGCGGCAAGGCGCAAAGCTCGTCTGGGTGCCGGTCGACGATGAGGGCGTGTTCCATATCGAGGAATTCGAAAAGCGGCTGACCGATCGCACCAAGCTGGTCGCGATCACGCAGATGTCCAACGCGCTCGGTACCGTTACGCCGATCAAGGAGATCGTGCGGATTGCGCATGCGCGCGGCATTCCGGTGCTGGTCGATGGCAGCCAGAGTGCTGTTCATATGCCCATCGACGTTCAGGATCTGGACTGCGATTTCTTCGTCTTCACCGGCCACAAGGTCTATGGGCCGAGCGGCATCGGCGTGCTCTACGGCAAGAGCGATATGCTGGAGCGCATGCGGCCCTTCCAGGGCGGCGGCGAGATGATCACCGAGGTGACGGAAGACAATGTCACCTACAACGATCCGCCGCACCGTTTCGAGGCCGGCACGCCCCCGATCGTCCAGGCGATCGGTCTGGGCGCATCGCTCGAATATATGGAAAAGGTCGGCCGCGAGGCGATTGCCGCGCATGAGGCCGATCTGAAGAATTACGCCCATGAGCGCCTGCGTTCGATCAACTCGCTACGCATCTTCGGCGAGGCGCCGGGCAAGGGCGCGATCGTGTCGTTTGAACTGCAGGGCATTCACGCGCATGATGTGTCGATGGTCATCGACCGGGCAGGGGTGGCGGTGCGCGCCGGCACGCATTGCGCGCAGCCGCTGTTGAAACGCTTTGGTGTAACCTCCACATGCAGGGCATCCTTCGGTATGTATAATACACGTGCCGAAGTGGACGCTTTGGCGGAAGCGCTTGAAAAAGCACGGAAATTCTTCGGGTGA
- a CDS encoding SUF system Fe-S cluster assembly protein, with the protein MMEDANATTEVKLADEKGNRLVSASAIPAEELARLTDDIVSALKTVYDPEIPADIYELGLIYKIDIEDDRSVKIDMTLTAPGCPVAGEMPGWVQNAVGAVEGVSDVEVNMTFDPPWTPDRMSEEAQVAVGWY; encoded by the coding sequence ATGATGGAAGATGCAAACGCAACGACCGAAGTGAAGCTCGCGGACGAGAAGGGCAACCGGCTCGTTTCGGCTTCTGCCATTCCCGCCGAAGAGCTGGCGCGGCTGACCGATGACATCGTCTCGGCGCTGAAGACGGTGTACGACCCGGAAATTCCGGCCGACATCTATGAACTTGGCCTCATCTACAAGATCGACATCGAAGATGATCGCTCGGTCAAGATCGATATGACGCTGACGGCGCCAGGCTGCCCGGTGGCGGGCGAAATGCCGGGCTGGGTGCAGAATGCGGTCGGCGCGGTGGAAGGTGTTTCCGATGTCGAGGTCAACATGACCTTCGATCCGCCCTGGACGCCCGACCGCATGTCGGAAGAGGCGCAGGTCGCGGTCGGGTGGTATTGA
- a CDS encoding type II toxin-antitoxin system ParD family antitoxin has protein sequence MNVSLGERWESFVATAVEEGRYGSASEVVREGLRLVEEREAKLFALRQTVEAAISRGGSHSEDDVKRALDAKLDSWAAERP, from the coding sequence ATGAATGTTTCACTCGGAGAACGCTGGGAAAGCTTTGTAGCCACGGCCGTTGAAGAGGGAAGATACGGTTCTGCCAGCGAAGTGGTTCGAGAGGGTTTACGACTCGTAGAAGAGCGCGAGGCGAAGCTTTTCGCGCTCCGGCAAACCGTCGAGGCCGCAATAAGCCGTGGTGGCAGTCACAGCGAAGACGATGTCAAACGGGCGCTGGATGCGAAGCTGGATAGCTGGGCGGCAGAACGGCCCTGA
- a CDS encoding type II toxin-antitoxin system RelE/ParE family toxin, whose product MRELRFSSEALDNLLDIAIYIATTTGSRFLAEAFVGELRQKCAGLASLPGTLGRERTELKPGLRSFAFKGYVIFFRYRDDIFEVVTVLEGHRDFIAYYRDDDI is encoded by the coding sequence ATGCGGGAACTCCGCTTTTCCAGTGAAGCGCTCGACAATCTTTTGGACATCGCAATCTACATCGCGACGACCACCGGCAGCCGCTTCCTGGCCGAGGCATTCGTTGGCGAGTTACGACAAAAGTGCGCCGGGCTGGCGTCGCTTCCGGGCACGTTGGGGCGAGAGCGAACCGAGTTGAAGCCGGGCCTGCGCAGTTTCGCCTTCAAGGGCTATGTTATCTTTTTCCGGTACAGAGATGACATCTTCGAAGTGGTGACGGTGCTTGAAGGCCATCGTGATTTCATCGCGTACTACCGGGACGACGATATCTGA
- the sufA gene encoding Fe-S cluster assembly scaffold SufA, whose amino-acid sequence MGRFAVISMTEKAASRVNEIVATREGAQGIRLGIKKGGCAGMEYTVDLVTEPNPKDDHIERDGAHVYVAPEAALFLFGTVMDFEVTQLRTGFTFTNPNQSSACGCGESVELKPADLKQLAEARASAGAA is encoded by the coding sequence ATGGGACGCTTTGCCGTCATAAGCATGACCGAAAAGGCCGCTTCTCGCGTCAACGAGATCGTGGCGACCCGTGAAGGTGCGCAGGGCATTCGCCTCGGCATCAAGAAGGGCGGCTGTGCGGGTATGGAATATACGGTCGATCTGGTGACCGAGCCGAACCCCAAGGACGATCACATCGAGCGTGACGGCGCCCATGTCTATGTTGCGCCGGAAGCAGCGCTTTTCCTTTTCGGCACGGTGATGGATTTCGAAGTGACGCAGCTTCGCACCGGCTTCACCTTCACCAATCCGAACCAGAGTTCGGCCTGCGGCTGCGGCGAATCGGTTGAACTGAAGCCCGCCGATCTCAAGCAGCTTGCCGAGGCGAGAGCATCAGCCGGCGCTGCCTGA
- a CDS encoding GFA family protein — protein MPVLLKGSCHCGAVHFEVESHTPAPYQLCYCSICRKQQGGGGYAINLGADNETMKVTGKRHIGVYRARIEDDEHPVCEISSGERNFCKKCGSTLWLYDPTWPELVHPFASVIDTDLPTPPQRTHLMLKYKANWVEPNIAKGDKTFDVYPEESIADWHKRTGMWVD, from the coding sequence ATGCCCGTTCTGCTCAAAGGCTCGTGCCACTGCGGTGCCGTTCATTTCGAAGTCGAGAGCCATACCCCTGCCCCCTACCAACTCTGCTACTGCTCGATCTGCCGCAAACAGCAGGGCGGCGGCGGTTATGCCATCAATCTCGGCGCTGACAATGAAACGATGAAGGTTACAGGCAAGCGCCACATCGGCGTCTATCGTGCCAGGATCGAGGATGACGAGCATCCGGTCTGTGAGATTTCCAGCGGGGAGCGCAATTTCTGCAAGAAGTGCGGATCAACCCTGTGGCTCTACGATCCAACATGGCCGGAGCTTGTCCACCCCTTCGCGTCAGTGATCGACACCGACCTGCCCACCCCGCCACAGCGCACGCACCTGATGCTGAAATACAAGGCGAACTGGGTTGAGCCGAATATCGCCAAGGGTGACAAGACATTCGACGTCTATCCCGAGGAGTCGATCGCCGATTGGCACAAAAGGACCGGTATGTGGGTTGATTAG
- a CDS encoding TfoX/Sxy family protein, protein MDDERIRELFDGLGPVSIRRLFGGKGVYFDGVIIAVEIRGEFRLKADAQSALDFEAAGCTQWTYTGSRHGKTVAMPYWSIPEDALDDPEEMTVWARRAYEAGLRAGK, encoded by the coding sequence ATGGACGATGAACGCATTCGCGAACTTTTCGACGGGCTTGGGCCGGTTTCGATCCGCCGTTTGTTTGGCGGCAAGGGCGTCTATTTCGATGGCGTCATCATCGCCGTCGAAATCCGTGGCGAATTCCGGCTGAAGGCGGATGCACAAAGCGCCCTCGATTTCGAGGCTGCCGGCTGCACGCAATGGACCTACACCGGATCGAGGCACGGCAAGACGGTCGCCATGCCTTACTGGAGCATCCCTGAAGACGCCCTTGATGATCCCGAAGAGATGACGGTCTGGGCACGCAGGGCCTATGAGGCGGGCTTGCGCGCTGGCAAGTGA
- a CDS encoding PfkB family carbohydrate kinase, with the protein MKSSRILAIGGAHIVRHGQATDSFAQGEFNPGVMREVVSGDAFNAARMAVQLGGSASLISIRGGDIAGETVSRAIAAEGIEDLSVVFLDRKTPSRTVLLDSDHRLIAGLDDTALYDLVFPKQMRRSKMREVLARSDAIVCDADLPAAALERLAVLAAGKPLFAMAACSTKILRFANLLPQLACLYTKREGAVALSSGGTQDEIASTVERLRERGLACGIIMEDDGTTVGFDRETLFSIRSLDPEYSLETLAGATIVALMRGLPMREALSGIGAVREAGTHLPARKPAS; encoded by the coding sequence ATGAAGTCTTCCAGAATTCTGGCCATAGGCGGCGCGCATATAGTCCGGCATGGCCAGGCCACCGACTCATTCGCACAGGGCGAATTCAATCCCGGCGTGATGCGCGAAGTTGTCAGCGGCGACGCGTTCAATGCCGCGCGCATGGCTGTGCAGCTTGGCGGCTCCGCTTCGCTGATCTCGATCAGGGGTGGAGATATTGCGGGCGAAACGGTATCCCGCGCCATTGCCGCAGAAGGCATTGAAGACCTTTCCGTGGTTTTCCTGGACCGCAAGACACCGAGCCGCACGGTCTTGCTGGACAGCGACCACCGCCTCATTGCCGGGCTCGACGACACGGCGCTTTACGACCTCGTCTTTCCGAAACAGATGCGGCGCTCGAAGATGCGGGAGGTGTTGGCACGGTCCGACGCAATTGTCTGCGACGCGGACCTGCCCGCCGCTGCCCTCGAAAGGCTGGCTGTGCTCGCCGCCGGCAAGCCACTGTTCGCGATGGCGGCATGTTCGACCAAGATCCTGCGCTTTGCGAATCTTCTGCCCCAACTCGCATGCCTTTACACGAAGCGCGAAGGCGCCGTTGCGCTTTCAAGCGGTGGCACGCAGGACGAGATTGCATCGACTGTGGAGAGGCTGCGCGAACGCGGCCTCGCATGCGGCATCATCATGGAAGACGATGGAACAACTGTCGGTTTCGACCGGGAAACGCTCTTTTCGATCCGATCGCTCGATCCCGAGTATTCGCTCGAGACATTGGCAGGAGCCACCATAGTCGCTCTGATGCGCGGGCTGCCGATGCGCGAGGCGCTCTCTGGAATAGGTGCAGTTCGCGAAGCGGGCACTCACTTGCCAGCGCGCAAGCCCGCCTCATAG
- the recA gene encoding recombinase RecA: MAQNSLRLVEDKTVDKSKALDAALSQIERAFGKGSIMRLGANEKIVEIETVSTGSLGLDIALGVGGLPRGRIIEIYGPESSGKTTMALHTVAEAQKKGGICAFVDAEHALDPVYARKLGVDLENLLISQPDTGEQALEICDTLVRSGAVDVLVVDSVAALTPRAEIEGEMGDSLPGLQARLMSQALRKLTASISRSNTMVIFINQIRMKIGVMFGSPETTTGGNALKFYASVRLDIRRIGSVKDRDEVVGNQTRVKVVKNKLAPPFKVVEFDIMYGEGVSKTGELVDLGVKAGVVEKSGAWFSYNSQRLGQGRENAKLFLRDNPDTAREIELLLRQNAGLIAEKFLEGGPEADFEDDAGEANEA; encoded by the coding sequence ATGGCTCAGAATTCGTTGCGGCTTGTAGAGGACAAAACGGTGGACAAATCAAAGGCTCTGGATGCCGCGCTGTCGCAGATCGAGCGCGCTTTCGGAAAAGGTTCGATCATGCGCCTCGGCGCAAATGAGAAGATCGTCGAGATAGAGACGGTTTCGACCGGCTCTCTCGGTCTGGATATCGCACTCGGTGTCGGCGGCCTGCCGCGCGGCCGCATTATCGAAATCTACGGTCCGGAAAGCTCGGGCAAGACGACGATGGCGCTGCATACGGTTGCCGAGGCGCAGAAGAAGGGTGGCATTTGCGCATTCGTTGATGCCGAGCATGCCCTTGATCCGGTCTATGCCCGCAAGCTTGGGGTCGATCTCGAAAATCTCCTGATCTCGCAGCCGGATACCGGTGAGCAGGCCCTGGAGATTTGCGACACGCTGGTGCGGTCGGGTGCTGTCGATGTTCTGGTTGTCGATTCTGTTGCGGCACTCACGCCGCGGGCCGAAATCGAAGGCGAGATGGGCGATTCCCTGCCAGGTCTGCAGGCGCGCCTGATGAGCCAGGCGCTGCGCAAGCTTACGGCTTCCATCTCGCGTTCCAACACGATGGTCATCTTCATCAACCAGATCCGCATGAAGATCGGCGTGATGTTCGGTTCGCCCGAGACGACGACCGGCGGTAACGCGTTGAAGTTCTATGCTTCAGTTCGCCTCGACATTCGCCGCATCGGCTCGGTCAAGGATCGCGACGAGGTCGTCGGCAACCAGACCCGCGTCAAGGTGGTGAAGAACAAGCTGGCGCCGCCCTTCAAGGTGGTCGAGTTCGATATCATGTATGGTGAGGGCGTTTCCAAGACCGGCGAGCTTGTCGATCTCGGCGTGAAGGCCGGCGTGGTCGAAAAGTCGGGCGCCTGGTTCTCCTACAATTCGCAGCGTCTTGGTCAGGGCCGTGAAAACGCAAAGCTGTTTCTGCGCGACAATCCCGATACCGCTCGCGAGATCGAACTGCTCTTGAGGCAGAATGCAGGATTGATCGCCGAGAAATTCCTTGAGGGTGGACCGGAAGCCGATTTCGAGGATGATGCTGGCGAAGCCAACGAAGCATAG
- the alaS gene encoding alanine--tRNA ligase, with protein sequence MSGVNEIRSTFLDYFRKNGHEVVPSSPLVPRNDPTLMFVNAGMVQFKNVFTGLETRSYSRATTAQKSVRAGGKHNDLDNVGYTARHLTFFEMLGNFSFGDYFKERAIELAWNLITKDFGLSKDKLLVTVYHTDDEAVGYWKKIAGFSDDRIIRIATSDNFWAMGDTGPCGPCSEIFIDRGEHIWGGPPGSPEEDGDRFLEFWNLVFMQYEQVTKEERVALPRPSIDTGMGLERMASILQGVESVFETDLFRHLIDVTASALGRAPDADTVASFRVIADHLRSSSFLVADGVLPSNEGRGYVLRRIMRRAMRHAQLLGANEPLMWKLVPALVREMGQAYPELSRGEALITETLKLEETRFGKTLARGLGLLADATETLHEGDMLDGETAFKLYDTYGFPLDLTQDALRQRNISVNLAGFTEAMERQKAEARANWAGSGEAATETVWFSVREKAGATEFLGYETEQAEGIVLSLVKDGAVVDAAKEGEQVAVIVNQTPFYGESGGQMGDTGIISGEGFSIEVSDTQRKADGLFVHNGKVTKGVVKTGAAVELKVDHARRSRLRANHSATHLIHEALREVLGTHVAQKGSLVAPERLRFDISHNKPIALEELEEVERMANEIVVQNSPVTTRLMSVDDAIAEGAMALFGEKYGDEVRVVSMGTGVSGAKANRPYSVELCGGTHVRSTGDIGLVRIVADSAVAAGVRRIEALTGEAARRHLDEQDRRLKAAAATLKVAPGDVPARVEALLDERKKLERELTEARKKLALGGSSANGAAEEREIVAGVGFLGKSVSGVTPKDLKPLADAGKSTLGSGVVVFVGSGDDGKASVVVGVTDDLTARFSAVDLVRVASAALGGQGGGGRADMAQAGGPDGSKASEAIAAVRAALAGT encoded by the coding sequence ATGAGTGGCGTAAACGAAATCCGGTCGACTTTTCTCGACTATTTCCGAAAGAACGGGCACGAGGTCGTTCCATCGAGCCCGCTCGTGCCGCGCAACGACCCAACGCTCATGTTCGTCAATGCCGGCATGGTTCAGTTCAAGAATGTGTTCACCGGTCTGGAGACGCGTTCCTATTCGCGCGCCACGACCGCCCAGAAGAGCGTGCGCGCCGGCGGCAAGCATAACGACCTCGACAATGTCGGCTATACCGCGCGCCATCTCACCTTCTTCGAGATGCTCGGCAACTTTTCCTTCGGCGACTATTTCAAGGAGCGTGCGATCGAGCTCGCCTGGAATTTGATCACGAAGGACTTCGGACTCTCCAAGGATAAGCTGCTCGTCACCGTCTACCACACGGATGATGAGGCGGTGGGCTATTGGAAGAAGATCGCCGGCTTTTCCGACGACCGCATCATCCGCATCGCGACTTCGGACAATTTCTGGGCGATGGGCGATACCGGGCCGTGCGGGCCATGCTCGGAAATATTCATCGACCGCGGCGAGCACATCTGGGGTGGCCCTCCCGGCAGCCCGGAGGAGGACGGTGATCGCTTCCTTGAGTTCTGGAACCTCGTCTTCATGCAGTACGAGCAGGTGACGAAGGAGGAGCGCGTCGCGCTGCCGCGTCCCTCGATCGACACCGGCATGGGGCTGGAGCGCATGGCCTCGATCCTCCAGGGTGTGGAGAGCGTCTTCGAGACGGACCTGTTCCGCCATCTGATCGACGTCACAGCTTCCGCTCTCGGCCGGGCTCCCGATGCGGACACCGTTGCGTCGTTCCGCGTGATCGCCGACCATTTGCGCTCGTCCTCTTTCCTCGTCGCTGACGGCGTGCTGCCCTCGAATGAGGGCCGTGGTTATGTGCTGCGGCGCATCATGCGCCGGGCTATGCGCCATGCGCAGTTGCTCGGCGCGAACGAGCCGCTGATGTGGAAGCTGGTGCCGGCGCTGGTGCGCGAGATGGGCCAGGCCTATCCTGAACTCAGCCGCGGTGAGGCGCTGATCACAGAGACGCTGAAACTTGAAGAGACGCGTTTCGGGAAGACGCTCGCACGCGGCCTCGGACTGCTCGCCGACGCGACCGAGACGCTTCACGAAGGCGATATGCTGGACGGAGAGACGGCGTTCAAGCTCTATGACACCTACGGTTTCCCGCTCGATCTGACGCAGGATGCACTGCGCCAGCGGAACATCTCGGTGAACCTGGCCGGCTTCACCGAGGCGATGGAGCGGCAGAAGGCCGAGGCGCGCGCCAATTGGGCCGGCTCCGGCGAAGCGGCGACAGAGACCGTCTGGTTCTCCGTCCGCGAAAAGGCGGGGGCGACCGAATTCCTCGGCTACGAGACCGAGCAGGCGGAAGGCATCGTGCTGTCGCTGGTGAAGGATGGAGCGGTCGTGGACGCGGCCAAGGAGGGCGAGCAGGTCGCCGTCATTGTCAACCAGACGCCGTTCTACGGCGAGTCTGGCGGCCAGATGGGCGACACCGGGATTATCTCCGGTGAAGGCTTTTCGATCGAGGTTTCGGATACGCAGAGGAAGGCCGACGGCCTGTTCGTCCACAACGGCAAGGTGACGAAGGGCGTGGTGAAGACAGGCGCTGCCGTCGAACTGAAGGTCGACCATGCGCGTCGCTCACGGTTGCGCGCCAACCATTCGGCAACGCATCTCATCCACGAGGCGCTGCGCGAGGTGCTGGGCACCCATGTTGCGCAGAAAGGCTCTCTGGTTGCGCCCGAGCGGCTGCGCTTCGACATCTCCCATAATAAGCCGATTGCTTTGGAGGAGCTGGAAGAGGTCGAGCGCATGGCGAACGAAATCGTCGTGCAGAACAGCCCGGTCACCACGCGGCTTATGTCCGTTGACGATGCGATTGCCGAAGGCGCGATGGCGCTGTTCGGCGAAAAATACGGCGACGAGGTCAGGGTCGTTTCGATGGGTACCGGTGTTTCCGGCGCCAAAGCGAATCGGCCTTATTCGGTAGAGCTCTGCGGTGGCACGCATGTCAGGTCGACCGGTGACATCGGCCTTGTGCGCATCGTGGCGGACAGTGCGGTCGCTGCCGGCGTGCGCCGCATCGAGGCGCTGACGGGCGAGGCGGCACGCCGCCATCTCGATGAGCAGGATCGGCGGTTGAAGGCAGCTGCAGCAACCCTCAAAGTCGCGCCGGGCGACGTGCCTGCGCGCGTGGAGGCGCTGCTGGATGAGCGCAAGAAGTTGGAGCGTGAACTGACCGAAGCGCGCAAGAAGCTCGCCCTTGGCGGTTCCTCAGCCAATGGCGCTGCCGAAGAACGCGAGATCGTGGCCGGCGTCGGCTTCCTCGGCAAGTCCGTGTCCGGCGTGACGCCGAAGGATCTCAAGCCGCTGGCCGATGCCGGAAAAAGCACGCTGGGTTCGGGCGTTGTCGTTTTCGTCGGCTCCGGCGATGACGGCAAGGCCAGCGTCGTTGTTGGCGTCACGGATGATCTGACCGCGCGCTTCAGCGCGGTTGATCTGGTGCGCGTTGCATCTGCCGCACTCGGCGGGCAGGGCGGTGGTGGCCGCGCCGACATGGCTCAGGCCGGTGGCCCGGACGGCAGCAAGGCGTCCGAGGCCATCGCAGCCGTCAGGGCAGCACTGGCCGGCACCTGA
- a CDS encoding NADP-dependent isocitrate dehydrogenase — MTKIKVDNPVVELDGDEMTRIIWQFIKDKLIHPYLDIDLKYFDLGVEHRDATDDQVTIDAANAIKKYGVGVKCATITPDEQRVEEFKLKKMWKSPNGTIRNILGGTIFREPIIMKNVPRLVPGWTKPIIVGRHAFGDQYRATDFRFPGKGKLTIKFVGEDGQTIEHEVFDAPGSGVAMAMYNLDESIREFARASLNYGLLRGYPVYLSTKNTILKAYDGRFKDIFQEVYEQEFEAQFKEKKIWYEHRLIDDMVASSLKWSGGYVWACKNYDGDVQSDTVAQGFGSLGLMTSVLMTPDGKTVEAEAAHGTVTRHYRQHQKGEETSTNSIASIFAWTRGLAHRAKLDDNVELKKFADTLERVCIQTVEAGYMTKDLSLLIGPDQPWLSTTGFLDKIDENLKKAMAA, encoded by the coding sequence ATGACGAAAATCAAGGTGGACAATCCGGTCGTCGAGCTCGATGGCGACGAGATGACCCGCATCATCTGGCAGTTCATCAAGGACAAGCTGATCCACCCCTATCTCGACATCGATCTGAAATATTTCGATCTCGGCGTGGAGCATCGCGATGCGACCGACGACCAGGTGACGATCGATGCAGCGAACGCGATCAAGAAATACGGCGTCGGCGTAAAATGCGCTACGATCACGCCGGACGAGCAGCGCGTCGAGGAATTCAAGCTGAAGAAGATGTGGAAGTCGCCCAACGGCACCATCCGCAACATCCTGGGCGGCACCATCTTCCGCGAACCGATCATCATGAAGAACGTGCCGCGGCTGGTTCCGGGCTGGACGAAGCCGATCATCGTCGGCCGTCATGCTTTCGGCGACCAGTACCGCGCCACCGATTTCAGGTTCCCGGGCAAGGGCAAGCTCACGATCAAGTTCGTCGGCGAAGACGGCCAGACGATCGAGCATGAGGTGTTCGACGCTCCCGGCTCCGGCGTTGCCATGGCCATGTACAATCTGGATGAGTCGATCCGCGAATTCGCGCGCGCCTCGCTGAACTACGGCTTGCTGCGCGGCTATCCGGTCTATCTCTCGACCAAGAACACGATCCTCAAGGCCTATGACGGCCGCTTCAAGGACATCTTCCAGGAAGTCTACGAGCAGGAGTTCGAGGCGCAGTTCAAGGAAAAGAAGATCTGGTACGAACACCGCCTGATCGACGACATGGTCGCCTCGAGCCTGAAGTGGTCGGGCGGCTATGTCTGGGCCTGCAAGAACTATGACGGCGACGTCCAGTCCGACACGGTCGCACAAGGCTTCGGCTCGCTCGGCCTGATGACCTCGGTGCTGATGACGCCGGATGGCAAGACCGTCGAGGCCGAGGCCGCCCACGGCACGGTCACGCGCCACTATCGCCAGCACCAGAAGGGCGAAGAGACCTCGACCAACTCGATCGCCTCGATCTTCGCCTGGACGCGCGGCCTCGCCCATCGCGCCAAGCTCGACGACAACGTGGAACTGAAGAAGTTCGCCGACACGCTGGAGCGCGTCTGCATCCAGACCGTCGAAGCCGGCTACATGACCAAGGATCTTTCGCTGCTGATCGGTCCCGACCAGCCCTGGCTTTCGACCACCGGCTTCCTCGACAAGATCGACGAGAACCTCAAGAAGGCAATGGCCGCCTGA